One Bacillota bacterium genomic region harbors:
- the dtd gene encoding D-aminoacyl-tRNA deacylase produces the protein MRAVVQRAVGASVTVKGMIVGTIGAGLVVFLGVGNDDSAADADYLANKIAGLRIFEDEKGLMNLSVQDIAGGILAISQFTLYGDCRKGRRPGFSDAAPPQMAEELYDYFWKRLVDFGIPVETGQFQAEMKILVENDGPVTILLDSKKLF, from the coding sequence ATGCGAGCAGTTGTTCAGCGGGCCGTTGGGGCCAGTGTAACGGTTAAAGGTATGATAGTCGGCACAATCGGAGCCGGCCTTGTTGTTTTCCTCGGTGTTGGAAATGATGACTCGGCAGCGGATGCTGATTACCTGGCAAATAAAATTGCCGGGCTGCGTATTTTCGAGGATGAAAAAGGGCTGATGAACCTTTCAGTGCAGGATATCGCCGGAGGGATTTTAGCAATATCTCAGTTCACTCTCTACGGTGATTGCCGCAAAGGCAGGCGCCCCGGTTTTTCCGATGCCGCGCCGCCGCAGATGGCAGAAGAACTATATGATTATTTCTGGAAAAGGCTGGTTGACTTCGGTATACCTGTTGAAACCGGCCAATTCCAGGCGGAAATGAAGATCCTGGTCGAAAATGACGGGCCGGTTACCATATTACTCGACAGTAAAAAGTTATTCTGA
- the aspS gene encoding aspartate--tRNA ligase, giving the protein MKYKAPRGTRDILPEEAKNWQYLETRFREFCDLYGFGEIRTPIFEQTELFARSVGEESDIVSKEMYSFKDRSGRELTLRPELTAAVARAYLEHNLKEVPQPVKLYYYGPMFRYDRPQAGRYRQFHQFGLEIFGAAHAAADTEIITFCYNLFKSLQIEHLSIELNSVGCPVCRPGYREVLVPYLEKLEEGLCSDCRRRYKVNPMRVLDCKEESCQTRVNDAPRMIDHLCEECDSHFKTLRALLDKLQVPYNLNTSLVRGLDYYTRTAFEITAGGMGAQASLCGGGRYDYLVEHLGGPATPGVGVAFGVERILMAMNWDKNQPAIGEHLFIATAGENLEGEALLLAGEVRSRGIAAETDLLERSLKAQMKLAGKQGFGRVIIIGENEINKGRVTLRDMDSGEQKEIDRNALPGNLSGESEQSATTLKRQGSAEVSLPSPGLNTTKTHYCGFLSKEHVGLAVKLTGWVGRRRDHGGLIFIDLRDRSGVVQLVFDQQMGTEIFNKVESLRGEFVVAVDGEVIMRTEENINPALPTGEIEVHVSRMDILNASKTPPFYIENDLNVDENLRLRYRYLDLRRPEMFKRLELRHRAVKLVREYLDKFDFLEIETPMLTRSTPEGARDFLVPSRLQPGAFYALPQSPQLFKQLLMVSGVERYFQVVRCFRDEDLRADRQPEFTQIDIETSFFGSENLFALIEGMISLLWKEILGVEVPRPFMRIPYTEAMNRFGSDKPDLRFGMELTDINDLAAESDFKVFKSALEDGGSVKGLCVPESKQFSRKDLDDLTLLARQLGAKGLAWVFVGEEGWRSPISKFFSDQLMSQITEAMKAKPGDLLLFVADQWETCCEVLGQLRNRLSPKEKPGEPHFLWVVDFPLFHYNDDEERYDSAHHPFTAPQADDLDLLDRDPLAVKAQAYDLVLNGVEIGGGSTRIHNNVVQSKIFKLLGLSEKESVEKFGFLLEALSYGAPPHGGIALGLDRMISLLTGDDSIRQVIPFPKTATASCLMTGAPSPVAEDQLEELKIALQPEDEEE; this is encoded by the coding sequence ATGAAGTATAAAGCACCACGCGGCACTCGCGACATACTACCCGAAGAGGCAAAAAATTGGCAGTATCTCGAGACCAGATTCAGGGAATTTTGTGATCTATATGGTTTCGGTGAGATAAGAACACCCATATTCGAACAGACGGAACTGTTTGCCCGCAGTGTGGGTGAAGAGAGCGATATAGTATCAAAGGAAATGTATTCATTCAAAGATCGCAGCGGAAGGGAGTTAACCCTTCGTCCGGAACTTACGGCTGCTGTAGCCAGAGCTTACCTTGAGCATAATCTGAAAGAGGTTCCTCAGCCGGTAAAACTATATTATTACGGACCCATGTTCCGTTATGACCGTCCCCAGGCGGGCAGGTACCGGCAGTTTCACCAGTTTGGTCTGGAAATATTTGGAGCTGCCCATGCTGCTGCCGATACCGAGATTATTACATTCTGCTACAATTTATTTAAATCCCTGCAGATTGAACATCTGTCGATAGAACTGAACAGCGTCGGATGTCCCGTATGCCGGCCCGGTTACCGTGAAGTTCTGGTACCTTACCTGGAAAAACTGGAAGAGGGATTATGTAGTGACTGCCGCCGCAGGTATAAAGTAAATCCCATGCGTGTTCTAGACTGCAAGGAAGAAAGCTGCCAAACCCGCGTCAATGATGCCCCACGCATGATCGATCATCTTTGTGAAGAGTGTGATAGCCATTTTAAAACCCTCCGGGCCCTCCTTGATAAACTCCAGGTTCCCTACAACCTTAATACAAGCCTTGTTCGTGGACTGGATTACTACACCCGCACGGCTTTTGAAATAACAGCCGGTGGCATGGGTGCCCAGGCTTCACTTTGCGGTGGGGGACGTTATGATTACCTGGTCGAACACCTGGGTGGCCCTGCTACCCCTGGGGTTGGAGTTGCTTTCGGTGTTGAAAGAATTTTAATGGCTATGAACTGGGATAAAAACCAACCTGCAATCGGCGAACATCTCTTTATTGCAACAGCCGGAGAAAACCTTGAAGGAGAAGCACTCCTTTTGGCCGGAGAGGTTCGCAGCCGGGGGATAGCCGCCGAAACTGATCTTCTGGAAAGAAGCCTGAAAGCCCAGATGAAGCTGGCCGGGAAGCAGGGCTTTGGCAGAGTAATCATAATCGGTGAAAATGAGATAAATAAAGGCAGGGTTACTCTTCGTGACATGGATAGCGGTGAGCAGAAAGAGATTGACCGCAATGCTCTGCCTGGCAACCTATCGGGTGAAAGCGAACAATCTGCCACCACATTGAAGCGGCAGGGGAGCGCTGAAGTTTCCTTGCCTTCACCGGGTCTTAACACAACAAAAACTCATTACTGCGGTTTTCTCTCAAAAGAGCATGTCGGCCTGGCTGTTAAGTTAACCGGATGGGTTGGTCGCAGAAGAGATCATGGTGGCCTTATCTTCATTGACTTAAGAGATCGCAGTGGAGTTGTCCAGCTGGTTTTTGACCAGCAGATGGGGACAGAAATATTTAACAAAGTTGAGAGCTTACGTGGAGAATTTGTCGTGGCCGTCGATGGCGAAGTAATCATGCGAACAGAGGAAAATATCAATCCTGCCCTGCCTACCGGAGAAATTGAGGTACATGTTAGTAGGATGGATATTCTCAACGCATCTAAAACACCGCCATTTTATATCGAAAATGACCTAAATGTCGATGAAAATCTGCGCCTTCGTTATCGTTACCTTGACCTGCGCAGACCGGAGATGTTTAAAAGACTGGAGCTTCGACACAGGGCTGTCAAGCTGGTCAGGGAATATCTGGATAAATTTGATTTTCTGGAAATAGAAACTCCTATGTTAACCCGCAGTACACCTGAGGGGGCCAGGGATTTTCTCGTGCCCAGCCGCCTGCAGCCAGGAGCTTTTTATGCCCTGCCGCAGTCACCGCAGCTTTTCAAACAGCTTTTGATGGTCAGCGGGGTGGAAAGGTATTTTCAGGTTGTCCGCTGTTTTCGTGATGAGGATTTAAGGGCTGATCGCCAGCCTGAATTTACCCAGATTGACATTGAAACTTCTTTTTTCGGCAGTGAAAACCTCTTTGCTCTCATTGAGGGAATGATCTCCTTACTCTGGAAAGAAATACTTGGTGTAGAAGTACCGAGACCCTTCATGAGGATACCTTATACCGAAGCCATGAACAGGTTTGGTTCAGATAAGCCGGACCTGCGTTTTGGCATGGAGTTAACCGATATCAATGATCTGGCAGCTGAAAGCGATTTCAAAGTTTTTAAGTCAGCTCTGGAAGACGGAGGATCGGTGAAAGGACTTTGTGTTCCTGAATCAAAACAATTTAGTCGTAAAGATTTGGACGATCTGACTCTACTGGCCAGGCAGCTTGGAGCAAAAGGCCTGGCCTGGGTATTTGTTGGTGAAGAAGGCTGGCGTTCGCCGATCAGCAAATTCTTTAGTGATCAGTTGATGAGCCAAATTACTGAAGCAATGAAAGCAAAGCCGGGTGATCTGCTTCTATTTGTAGCAGATCAGTGGGAAACATGTTGTGAGGTTTTGGGACAGCTTCGCAACAGGCTTTCTCCAAAGGAGAAGCCTGGAGAGCCACATTTCCTTTGGGTCGTCGATTTTCCGCTGTTCCATTACAACGATGATGAAGAACGTTACGATTCGGCACATCATCCCTTTACTGCCCCGCAGGCTGATGATCTTGATCTTCTGGATAGAGATCCTCTGGCGGTTAAAGCCCAGGCTTACGATCTTGTTTTAAACGGAGTAGAAATTGGAGGGGGCAGCACCAGGATTCACAATAATGTTGTACAATCAAAAATATTTAAGCTTCTCGGGCTTTCAGAAAAAGAAAGTGTTGAGAAATTTGGCTTTTTACTTGAAGCGCTGTCTTATGGCGCCCCACCACACGGAGGGATTGCTCTTGGCCTGGACCGAATGATTTCGCTGCTCACCGGAGACGATTCGATACGCCAGGTTATTCCATTTCCCAAGACGGCAACAGCGAGCTGTCTGATGACTGGAGCTCCGTCACCTGTTGCCGAGGATCAGCTTGAAGAGCTCAAAATTGCCCTTCAGCCCGAGGATGAAGAGGAATAG
- the mgtE gene encoding magnesium transporter, whose amino-acid sequence MPLDNIKLLISRELKSGTHPGDLHDLIEELSLEEKVELIRELSDQDAVLIFQEMEDYEQADILRLLDDEDTKNILRNLSSDDAADLIGELTPEEVHDVLELVSDEETIDFGELLKYPEESAGGIMTTEYISLPADIPVEDAIARLREIAPQAETIYYVYVVDHEGRLIGVLSLRDLIASSDGSILREIMRRNVISVNAGVDQEEVARIVSKYDLLAIPVVDEQDRLLGIITVDDVIDVLEQEATEDIYHLAGAREIEGVDLTKAPVLKVVRLRLPWLLIAMAGGIVSGSVIGAYRNTLEAIVMLAVFIPVIMGMGGNVGTQSSTIFVRGLATGEIDRTEVWSYFFREIRIGLSMGVICGLLITITALLWQGNPYLGVVVGISMFVTLSVATLIGTLVPLLLNLAHIDPAITAGPFVTTIKDFTGLLIYFVIASLFLEYLR is encoded by the coding sequence ATGCCACTAGATAATATCAAGCTTTTGATCAGCCGCGAGCTGAAATCTGGAACCCACCCCGGCGACCTCCACGATTTAATTGAAGAGCTTAGTCTGGAAGAAAAAGTTGAACTGATCAGAGAACTTTCTGATCAGGATGCTGTTTTAATATTTCAGGAAATGGAAGATTATGAGCAGGCTGATATCCTGCGTCTTCTTGATGATGAAGATACAAAGAACATTCTTCGTAATCTTTCTTCTGATGATGCTGCCGATCTGATCGGAGAACTCACCCCAGAGGAAGTCCACGATGTGCTTGAACTGGTCAGCGACGAAGAAACGATTGACTTTGGCGAACTGCTGAAATACCCTGAGGAAAGTGCCGGCGGGATCATGACTACCGAGTATATCTCGCTGCCTGCTGATATTCCTGTAGAGGATGCCATTGCCCGTTTAAGAGAGATCGCTCCCCAGGCTGAAACTATTTATTATGTGTATGTTGTTGATCACGAAGGACGTCTGATTGGAGTTCTTTCCCTTCGCGATCTGATTGCTTCGTCAGATGGGTCCATACTCAGGGAAATAATGCGGCGCAATGTAATCAGCGTTAATGCCGGGGTTGACCAGGAAGAAGTAGCCAGAATTGTATCCAAGTATGATCTGCTGGCTATTCCGGTTGTGGATGAACAGGATCGTTTGCTCGGGATTATTACGGTAGACGATGTTATAGATGTACTCGAACAGGAAGCTACCGAGGATATCTACCATTTGGCCGGAGCAAGGGAGATCGAAGGGGTAGATCTGACCAAGGCGCCTGTTTTGAAAGTTGTCCGCCTTCGACTGCCCTGGCTGCTGATAGCCATGGCCGGCGGTATTGTGTCAGGTAGTGTCATTGGAGCATACAGAAATACTCTGGAAGCGATCGTGATGCTGGCTGTTTTTATCCCCGTGATCATGGGAATGGGCGGTAATGTGGGAACTCAATCCTCCACAATATTTGTTCGCGGTCTGGCCACCGGTGAAATTGACCGGACAGAGGTTTGGTCATATTTCTTCCGGGAAATCAGGATCGGCCTGTCGATGGGAGTAATCTGCGGTCTTTTGATTACGATTACCGCCCTGCTCTGGCAGGGGAATCCTTATCTCGGGGTTGTGGTTGGCATATCAATGTTTGTCACATTAAGTGTGGCAACCCTGATCGGCACCTTGGTACCCCTTTTGTTGAATTTAGCTCATATCGATCCGGCCATTACAGCCGGGCCGTTTGTTACAACGATCAAAGATTTTACAGGCCTGCTTATCTACTTTGTCATTGCTTCATTATTCCTCGAATACCTGCGTTAA
- the mgtE gene encoding magnesium transporter — protein sequence MIPVEHILQQINRELKRGAHPGDLLDLIDELETSEKAELIQKLSVEDAALIFQEMEDFEQAEIIPLLDHERTREIMLNLASDDAADLIGELSPEEAKDVLETISEEELIDFGDLLKYPEDTAGGIMTTEFISLPADIPVEEAIVRLREIAPEAETIYYVYIVDQEGRLIGVISLRDLIASSDGTILKDIMKQNVINVNAGLDQEEVARIVSKYDLLAIPVVDDQHYLLGIITVDDVIDVLEEEATEDIYLMAGAGEVEGMELTEASVGKIVRLRLPWLLISMIGGIISGSIIGVYEDTLHAIVMLAVFIPVIMDMGGNVGTQSSTIFVRGVATGDIEADEVWAYFFREIRIGVVMGLICGILISIAAYIWQGNPYLGLVVGISMTATISVAALIGTLIPLLCNMVKIDPAITAGPFVTTIKDVTGLLIYFIIASAFLEHLR from the coding sequence ATGATTCCTGTTGAGCATATCCTGCAGCAGATCAACCGCGAATTAAAGAGAGGTGCCCATCCGGGGGATCTTCTTGATCTGATTGATGAACTGGAAACCAGTGAGAAAGCAGAACTGATCCAGAAGCTCTCTGTCGAAGATGCGGCACTTATTTTCCAGGAGATGGAAGACTTTGAACAGGCTGAGATCATTCCACTCCTCGATCATGAAAGAACCAGGGAAATCATGCTGAATCTTGCCTCCGATGATGCTGCTGACCTGATCGGAGAACTTTCTCCGGAAGAAGCAAAAGATGTTCTGGAGACAATCAGTGAAGAAGAGTTAATTGATTTTGGCGATCTGCTGAAATACCCCGAAGACACAGCGGGGGGGATCATGACCACAGAATTCATTTCTCTTCCTGCTGATATTCCCGTTGAAGAGGCAATAGTCCGGTTAAGAGAAATAGCTCCTGAAGCAGAAACTATCTATTATGTATATATTGTGGATCAGGAAGGGCGTTTGATCGGGGTTATATCTCTCCGTGACCTTATTGCTTCTTCTGATGGCACGATCCTGAAAGATATTATGAAGCAGAATGTAATTAACGTTAATGCCGGCCTTGACCAGGAAGAAGTAGCCAGAATCGTTTCCAAGTACGACCTTCTGGCCATACCGGTCGTGGACGACCAGCATTACCTGCTCGGTATTATCACCGTTGATGATGTTATCGATGTTTTGGAAGAAGAAGCAACAGAAGATATCTATTTAATGGCTGGTGCCGGTGAGGTCGAGGGTATGGAACTCACCGAGGCTTCGGTTGGAAAGATTGTCCGCTTACGCCTGCCCTGGCTTTTAATCAGTATGATCGGTGGAATTATATCGGGCAGTATTATCGGCGTTTATGAAGATACTCTTCATGCCATAGTCATGCTGGCAGTTTTCATTCCGGTGATCATGGATATGGGGGGGAATGTAGGAACCCAGTCATCAACAATTTTTGTTCGTGGCGTGGCCACCGGAGATATTGAAGCAGATGAAGTCTGGGCTTATTTCTTCCGGGAAATCCGGATCGGGGTTGTTATGGGCCTGATCTGCGGTATACTTATTTCGATAGCTGCTTATATCTGGCAGGGCAATCCCTATCTCGGCCTGGTGGTAGGTATTTCAATGACAGCCACCATCAGCGTGGCTGCCCTGATCGGAACCCTCATCCCACTTCTCTGCAACATGGTTAAAATTGATCCGGCTATTACCGCCGGACCATTTGTAACTACCATCAAAGATGTTACCGGACTGCTTATTTACTTTATAATCGCCTCCGCTTTCCTCGAACACCTCCGCTAA
- a CDS encoding transposase has product MPRKARQMSKSDIYHIIMRGINRQKIFIEDEDRYRFMQTIKFYKDKSDYQIFAYCLMDNHIHLLLKVGSEPLSQIMRRVCGKFVYWYNLKYDRTGYLFQDRFKSEPVEDDTYFLTVVRYIHQNPLKAGIVKDIERYKWSSYNSYFERDSIIDTEFVLNIFSRNRDIALTEFAKFNKLHNDDHCLDIEKNKRITEKEAKSIVEKTCLKSQVTDIRKADKRLRDEILEELKEAGLSIRQIEKLTGINRGVVLKA; this is encoded by the coding sequence GTGCCAAGAAAAGCTCGACAAATGAGTAAAAGTGATATCTACCATATTATCATGCGAGGAATTAACAGGCAGAAAATATTTATCGAAGATGAAGATCGCTACAGGTTTATGCAAACAATTAAATTCTATAAAGATAAATCAGATTACCAAATATTTGCTTATTGCTTAATGGATAATCATATCCATTTACTCTTAAAAGTGGGCTCAGAACCGTTAAGCCAGATAATGCGTAGGGTTTGTGGAAAATTTGTTTATTGGTATAACCTTAAATATGACCGGACAGGGTATCTCTTCCAAGATCGGTTCAAGAGTGAGCCGGTAGAAGACGATACATATTTTCTTACAGTAGTCAGGTATATACATCAAAATCCTTTAAAAGCTGGTATTGTTAAAGATATAGAACGTTATAAGTGGAGCAGTTATAATTCTTACTTTGAAAGAGATAGTATCATCGATACAGAATTTGTATTAAATATATTTAGCAGAAACCGCGATATCGCTTTAACAGAGTTTGCTAAGTTCAATAAACTTCATAATGACGATCACTGTCTGGATATAGAAAAGAATAAAAGAATTACTGAAAAGGAAGCTAAATCGATTGTTGAAAAAACCTGTTTAAAATCGCAAGTTACAGATATAAGGAAAGCTGATAAAAGGCTGCGCGATGAAATATTAGAAGAATTAAAGGAAGCGGGATTGTCTATAAGACAGATTGAGAAGCTGACAGGTATTAATAGAGGTGTGGTGTTAAAGGCATAA
- the mraZ gene encoding division/cell wall cluster transcriptional repressor MraZ — MFTGEFQHTLDVKGRVIIPSRLRDGLGDRFVVTRGLDHCLFVYPPSEWSRLEQKLKQLPFTKSDSRAFMRLFFSGAMEVEADKQGRVLIPQNLRDYAGIEKDVMIIGVSNRVEIWNEKSWKDYFGNADDNFEELAEKLVDFDL; from the coding sequence ATGTTCACAGGCGAATTTCAGCATACGCTTGATGTCAAGGGAAGGGTAATAATTCCTTCGCGTCTTCGTGATGGACTGGGTGACCGTTTTGTGGTGACCCGGGGACTCGATCACTGTCTTTTTGTCTATCCCCCGTCTGAATGGTCCCGCCTCGAACAAAAACTTAAGCAGTTGCCCTTTACCAAAAGTGATTCCCGAGCTTTTATGCGTCTTTTCTTTTCCGGTGCTATGGAAGTGGAAGCAGACAAACAGGGCCGGGTGCTGATCCCACAAAATTTACGCGACTATGCAGGTATAGAGAAGGATGTCATGATCATCGGTGTTTCCAACAGGGTTGAAATATGGAACGAAAAATCCTGGAAAGATTATTTCGGCAACGCTGATGACAACTTTGAAGAACTGGCTGAAAAGCTGGTTGATTTTGATCTTTAA
- the rsmH gene encoding 16S rRNA (cytosine(1402)-N(4))-methyltransferase RsmH — translation MVELHLPVMEREVLDYLACRGDGIYVDATLGDGGHAEAICRRLSPSGRLIGIDWDEAALERAKKRLADYMEQVILVHADYTKLEQVLKEKGYPLVDGILIDLGASTLQLMDAERGFSFHREGELDMRMDRRRSLTAKEIVNEYSADELAEIFFQYGEERWSRRIAAAIVRSRNHGKPITDSRQLAEIVKEAVPARYRRQGGHPSRKVFQALRLAVNRELDNIKAFLPQAVSCLAPSGRLCVIAYHSLEDRIVKNFFREESKNCTCPPYRPCICKGEASLNILTTKAVKPTESEINSNPRARSARLRVAEKKKIAGEKESE, via the coding sequence ATGGTCGAATTACACCTGCCGGTTATGGAGAGGGAAGTTTTGGACTATCTTGCCTGCAGGGGCGACGGTATTTATGTAGATGCCACCCTTGGGGATGGAGGCCATGCGGAAGCTATATGCCGCCGTTTGTCGCCATCAGGTCGTTTAATCGGTATCGACTGGGATGAAGCAGCGCTTGAAAGGGCAAAGAAAAGACTCGCAGATTATATGGAACAGGTTATTCTGGTCCACGCCGATTATACAAAATTAGAGCAGGTTCTGAAGGAGAAAGGTTACCCTCTGGTAGATGGAATTTTGATCGATTTGGGAGCCTCAACCCTTCAATTAATGGATGCAGAGCGCGGTTTCTCCTTTCACCGGGAAGGTGAACTGGATATGAGAATGGACCGCCGACGTTCTTTGACAGCTAAAGAGATTGTTAATGAATACAGCGCCGATGAACTGGCCGAAATCTTTTTTCAGTATGGCGAGGAGCGCTGGTCCAGAAGAATTGCTGCGGCAATAGTGCGCAGTAGAAATCACGGTAAGCCGATTACCGATAGCCGGCAACTCGCAGAAATTGTTAAAGAAGCGGTTCCGGCCCGCTACCGGCGGCAGGGAGGACATCCTTCCCGTAAAGTATTTCAGGCGCTTCGCCTGGCTGTTAACCGTGAACTGGACAATATCAAAGCTTTTCTGCCACAGGCAGTCAGCTGTCTGGCTCCTTCGGGAAGGCTTTGTGTTATCGCCTATCATTCCCTGGAAGATCGTATAGTTAAAAACTTCTTCAGGGAAGAATCGAAAAACTGCACCTGTCCGCCATACAGGCCGTGTATTTGTAAGGGAGAAGCAAGTTTAAATATTTTGACAACCAAAGCTGTGAAACCGACAGAATCTGAAATAAACAGTAATCCCCGGGCACGCAGTGCCCGCCTGAGAGTAGCAGAGAAAAAGAAAATAGCAGGGGAGAAAGAGAGTGAGTAA
- a CDS encoding cell division protein FtsL, whose product MQHARQLSTGIRTVSPAKQTRDPVIRSQSGRRIKKVKLTLILLTCFLLSLVVVAQYSSLVILNYRLSTARTELSAIQQATKLLEYEVAQLSSIARIEQIAKEELGMVEPEIDQLRVVAASQGEGIRLGE is encoded by the coding sequence ATGCAGCACGCAAGACAGTTGTCAACAGGAATCAGAACCGTTTCCCCGGCTAAACAGACCAGGGATCCGGTCATCAGGTCGCAAAGTGGCCGAAGAATAAAGAAAGTTAAACTAACTTTGATTTTATTAACCTGTTTTCTGCTTAGCCTGGTAGTGGTTGCACAATATTCGTCGCTGGTTATCCTCAATTACAGGCTCAGCACCGCACGAACAGAATTATCAGCGATTCAGCAGGCAACAAAATTGCTTGAATACGAAGTAGCACAGCTGAGTTCAATCGCCCGCATAGAACAGATAGCTAAAGAAGAGCTGGGAATGGTTGAACCCGAAATAGATCAGCTGAGAGTGGTAGCTGCCAGTCAGGGAGAAGGAATTAGACTGGGAGAGTGA
- a CDS encoding penicillin-binding transpeptidase domain-containing protein, with protein MGDFAVSRTTVRRRLITVFALTVLITFLLIGRLAWIQIVRADELYEQAWKQWNHSIPVQTARGSIYDHQERLLVGNTSAQTVAAIPSQLGDPENVADALSPILGMTPENILELISVDLSAVYIKRKVDPEVSEIIREMNIPGIVFFNEDKRYYPNDTLASQLLGFVGMDQGWAGLEVYYEDYLSGKNGRMLYPADARGRQMPHEFDRFVMPQQGLDLYLTIDETIQHIVERELDRVMQETAPVQAMAIAVDPYTGAVLAAASSPDFEPEEYDSYDSKLWALSPITSSFEPGSTFKMVTLAAVVEEGLFNPDEHFFCSGHVTISGQQINCWTADRGGHGDLTFYQSVGVSCNPAFIELGRRLGKEKFYEYISAFGYGKLTGIDYPGESSGLVFDPDNFGPLELATSSFGQGISVTPIQQVMATAAMINGGYLYKPYLVESIKNAEGDIILHREPEMIRQVISEETSDLLVDMMESVIIDGTGKAAAIEGYRIAGKTGTAEKLGTNNMYMTDQYIYSLVGFAPVDDPRILLYVAVDGVTIGPRLGVYTSAPLFKKIMEDVLNYLQVTPSELTPLSPVLDNSSNDSDR; from the coding sequence ATGGGTGATTTTGCAGTAAGCCGGACTACTGTGAGGAGGAGACTAATCACTGTATTTGCCCTGACCGTATTGATCACATTTTTGCTGATCGGTCGGTTGGCCTGGATTCAGATAGTTCGTGCTGATGAACTTTATGAACAGGCCTGGAAACAGTGGAATCACAGTATTCCGGTGCAAACCGCCCGCGGTTCAATTTATGACCATCAGGAAAGACTGCTGGTTGGCAATACTTCAGCACAGACTGTGGCAGCTATACCTTCGCAGCTTGGCGATCCTGAAAATGTTGCCGACGCCTTATCCCCGATATTGGGTATGACTCCGGAAAACATCCTGGAACTGATATCCGTGGATCTCAGTGCGGTCTACATCAAGAGAAAAGTTGATCCGGAAGTTTCAGAAATCATCAGGGAGATGAACATACCGGGGATCGTCTTCTTTAATGAAGATAAAAGGTATTACCCCAACGACACACTGGCATCACAGCTGCTTGGGTTTGTCGGTATGGACCAGGGCTGGGCCGGCCTGGAGGTATATTATGAAGATTACCTCAGCGGGAAAAATGGCAGAATGCTTTATCCGGCCGATGCAAGAGGCAGACAGATGCCACATGAATTTGACCGTTTTGTGATGCCTCAGCAGGGTTTAGATCTTTACCTGACAATTGATGAAACGATCCAGCATATTGTCGAGAGAGAACTTGACAGGGTTATGCAGGAGACAGCACCGGTGCAGGCCATGGCTATTGCAGTTGATCCTTATACCGGAGCGGTTTTGGCCGCCGCATCCAGCCCCGATTTTGAACCTGAAGAATACGATTCATATGATTCTAAATTGTGGGCTCTTTCTCCGATTACGTCATCATTTGAGCCCGGTTCAACTTTTAAAATGGTTACCCTGGCAGCAGTCGTGGAAGAAGGTCTTTTCAATCCAGATGAACATTTCTTCTGCTCGGGTCATGTAACCATCAGTGGTCAGCAAATCAATTGCTGGACAGCGGACAGGGGAGGTCATGGTGATCTTACCTTTTACCAATCGGTGGGAGTTTCATGTAACCCCGCATTTATCGAGCTGGGCAGGCGTTTGGGGAAAGAAAAATTTTATGAATATATCAGCGCCTTTGGATATGGGAAGTTAACCGGTATCGATTATCCGGGAGAGAGCAGCGGCCTTGTTTTTGATCCTGATAATTTTGGTCCGCTCGAACTGGCAACATCATCGTTCGGGCAGGGGATTTCAGTAACACCCATTCAGCAGGTAATGGCGACTGCAGCCATGATTAATGGAGGCTATCTATACAAGCCATACCTTGTGGAATCGATTAAAAATGCCGAGGGAGATATTATTTTACACCGCGAGCCGGAGATGATCCGGCAGGTAATATCAGAAGAGACTTCAGACCTTTTGGTCGATATGATGGAGAGTGTAATCATTGACGGTACAGGCAAGGCGGCAGCAATAGAAGGGTACAGGATAGCCGGGAAAACAGGCACGGCAGAAAAACTGGGAACGAACAACATGTATATGACTGATCAGTATATTTACTCCCTGGTAGGTTTTGCACCGGTAGACGATCCCAGAATACTACTCTATGTAGCTGTAGATGGGGTAACCATCGGTCCCAGGCTTGGGGTGTATACAAGCGCACCACTCTTTAAAAAGATTATGGAAGACGTGTTAAATTATCTGCAGGTTACACCGTCGGAATTAACACCTTTATCGCCGGTTCTGGATAACAGCAGCAATGATTCAGACAGATAG